In a single window of the Deinococcus aetherius genome:
- the ald gene encoding alanine dehydrogenase, whose product MRIGLPKEIKVKENRVALTPGGVATLVRRGHTVIVERGAGVGSGITDTEYEGAGATLGTAADAWAAEMVVKVKEPVEAEYGYLRDDLLLFTYLHLAADRPLTEALLSAGTTAIAYETVQLEDGSLPLLMPMSEVAGRLSVQAGAYHLQKPVGGRGVLLGGVPGVQAGHVVIIGGGVVGTNAAKMAMGLGAKVTVLDVSHRRLTYLDDVFFGRLTTMMSSEANIRALLPEADLLIGGVLIPGAKAPHLVTRDMLPLMQEGSVIVDVAVDQGGCVETIHPTTHDDPTYVVDGVIHYGVANMPGAVPRTSTFALTNQTLPYALLLADQGMEALQRNQALRRGLNTYRGQITYGGVADAFELPVAEPEAVLA is encoded by the coding sequence ATGCGAATCGGACTTCCCAAGGAAATCAAGGTCAAGGAAAACCGGGTGGCCCTCACGCCGGGAGGGGTCGCCACCCTGGTGCGGCGCGGGCACACCGTCATCGTCGAGCGCGGGGCGGGCGTGGGCAGCGGCATCACGGACACCGAGTACGAGGGGGCGGGCGCCACGCTGGGTACGGCGGCGGACGCCTGGGCCGCCGAGATGGTCGTGAAGGTCAAGGAGCCGGTGGAGGCCGAGTACGGGTACCTGCGTGACGACCTCCTGCTCTTCACTTACCTCCACCTCGCCGCCGACCGCCCGCTGACCGAGGCGCTGCTCTCCGCCGGGACGACCGCCATCGCCTACGAGACGGTGCAGCTTGAGGACGGCAGCCTCCCCCTGCTGATGCCCATGAGCGAGGTCGCCGGGCGTCTGAGCGTGCAGGCGGGCGCGTACCACCTCCAGAAGCCGGTCGGCGGGCGCGGCGTGCTCCTCGGCGGCGTGCCCGGCGTGCAGGCGGGCCATGTGGTCATCATCGGCGGCGGCGTGGTCGGCACGAACGCGGCGAAGATGGCGATGGGGCTGGGCGCCAAGGTCACCGTCCTCGACGTGTCGCACCGCCGCCTGACCTACCTGGACGACGTGTTCTTCGGCAGGCTCACCACCATGATGAGCAGCGAGGCGAACATCCGCGCCCTGCTGCCGGAGGCCGACCTCCTGATCGGCGGCGTGCTGATCCCCGGCGCCAAGGCCCCGCACCTCGTCACGCGCGACATGCTGCCGCTCATGCAGGAGGGCAGCGTCATCGTGGACGTGGCCGTGGACCAGGGCGGCTGTGTGGAGACGATCCACCCCACCACCCACGACGATCCCACCTACGTGGTGGACGGCGTGATTCACTACGGTGTGGCGAATATGCCGGGCGCCGTGCCGCGCACGAGCACCTTCGCGCTCACCAACCAGACCCTCCCCTACGCGCTGCTCCTCGCCGATCAGGGGATGGAGGCGCTGCAGCGCAATCAGGCCCTGCGGCGCGGCCTGAACACCTACCGGGGGCAGATCACCTACGGCGGCGTGGCCGACGCCTTCGAGCTGCCTGTCGCCGAGCCGGAAGCCGTGCTGGCGTAG
- the hisG gene encoding ATP phosphoribosyltransferase produces MTPAVQRGPDHLTLALPKGRILEEAVSLLSRAGLPLSLPERSRALRHEFPGVTVLELRNQDVPVYVDLGVADAGIVGKDVLVESGRAIYEPVDLRFAGCRLSLIREVGATGLIARVATKYPRSARAYLTSRGISAEVVRLSGNIELAALTGLADAVVDLVQTGSTLRANNLEEVEVLFHSSARLVVNRAALKLRRERLRPLIGRLRELTAVGVEDLQNP; encoded by the coding sequence GTGACTCCGGCCGTCCAACGCGGTCCCGACCACCTCACCCTCGCGCTGCCCAAGGGCCGGATTCTGGAGGAGGCCGTCTCCCTGCTCTCCCGCGCCGGGCTGCCCCTCTCCCTCCCCGAGCGGTCCCGGGCGCTGCGGCACGAGTTCCCCGGCGTGACGGTGCTCGAACTGCGCAACCAGGACGTGCCCGTGTACGTGGACCTCGGCGTGGCGGACGCGGGCATCGTCGGGAAGGACGTGCTCGTCGAGTCGGGGCGGGCGATCTACGAGCCCGTGGACCTGCGCTTCGCCGGGTGCCGACTGTCCCTGATTCGCGAGGTGGGGGCGACGGGCCTCATCGCACGAGTCGCCACTAAGTACCCGCGCTCGGCCCGCGCCTACCTGACCTCGCGCGGCATCTCCGCCGAGGTCGTGAGGCTCAGCGGCAACATCGAACTCGCCGCGCTGACCGGGCTCGCCGACGCTGTGGTGGACCTCGTGCAGACGGGAAGCACCCTGCGCGCGAACAACTTGGAGGAGGTCGAGGTGCTGTTTCACTCCAGCGCCCGCCTCGTCGTGAATCGCGCGGCCCTCAAGCTACGGCGCGAGCGGCTGCGGCCCTTGATCGGGCGGCTGCGGGAATTGACGGCGGTGGGGGTGGAAGACCTTCAGAACCCGTGA
- a CDS encoding Lrp/AsnC family transcriptional regulator has product MSRPELDAIDRRILTILQRDARIPNTELADEIGLTPAPTLRRVRRLEEEGVINRYVALLDPKLVGRDLMVLVRVTLDRQTKQGFETFAEHMRTRPEVLECYLCLGDTDYLLKVCVPDLDAYQTFLVDVLAATPGVRNTASTIVVKQEKYTTSLAVEEER; this is encoded by the coding sequence ATGTCACGGCCCGAACTCGACGCCATCGACCGCCGCATCCTGACCATCCTCCAGCGCGACGCCCGAATACCGAACACCGAACTCGCCGACGAGATCGGCCTGACGCCCGCCCCGACGCTGCGGCGGGTCCGGCGGCTGGAGGAGGAGGGCGTGATCAACCGCTATGTGGCGCTCCTCGATCCCAAGCTGGTCGGTCGAGACCTGATGGTCCTCGTGCGGGTGACGCTGGACCGGCAGACCAAGCAGGGCTTCGAGACCTTCGCCGAGCACATGCGCACCCGGCCCGAGGTGCTGGAGTGCTACCTGTGCCTGGGCGACACCGACTACCTCCTCAAGGTCTGCGTGCCCGACCTCGACGCCTACCAGACCTTCCTGGTGGACGTGCTCGCCGCGACGCCGGGCGTGAGGAATACGGCGAGCACGATTGTGGTGAAGCAGGAGAAGTACACGACGAGCCTGGCGGTGGAGGAGGAGCGGTAA
- a CDS encoding LrgB family protein, giving the protein MTWVALTLLAFALGVVAQVRTRSALVNPTLIATVVVAAVLLVSGTPYHVYQTEVRPVSFLLGPAVVALAVPLYRLRALLAREWRALALGGAAGTLVGVGADTLLPRLLGLGVEAKRSLITATATSPVALQLAHLTGAPPALAATLAVLSGLLGALVLPPALTRLGVHHPLARGVAIGSVAHGIGTARAREEGEQTGAASSIGMGLAALVVTLVVALVR; this is encoded by the coding sequence ATGACCTGGGTCGCCCTCACTCTCCTCGCCTTCGCGCTCGGCGTGGTCGCGCAGGTCAGGACGCGGAGTGCCCTCGTCAATCCCACCCTGATCGCCACGGTGGTCGTGGCGGCGGTGCTGCTCGTGTCGGGGACGCCGTACCACGTCTATCAGACGGAGGTTCGGCCCGTCTCCTTCCTGCTGGGCCCGGCGGTGGTGGCGCTCGCCGTGCCGCTGTACCGGCTGCGGGCGCTGCTCGCGCGGGAGTGGCGGGCGCTGGCGCTGGGGGGGGCGGCGGGCACGCTGGTCGGGGTGGGGGCCGACACGCTGCTCCCCCGCCTCCTCGGCCTGGGCGTGGAGGCCAAGCGTTCGCTGATCACCGCGACCGCCACCAGCCCGGTCGCCCTGCAACTCGCCCACCTCACCGGGGCGCCCCCGGCCCTCGCGGCGACGCTGGCCGTGCTCTCGGGGCTCCTCGGCGCGCTCGTGCTCCCCCCTGCCCTGACGCGGCTGGGCGTGCACCACCCCCTCGCCCGGGGAGTCGCCATCGGCAGCGTCGCCCACGGAATCGGGACCGCCCGCGCCCGCGAGGAGGGCGAGCAGACCGGCGCCGCGAGCAGCATCGGCATGGGGCTCGCCGCCCTCGTCGTGACGCTGGTAGTGGCGTTGGTCCGCTGA
- a CDS encoding phosphatidylserine decarboxylase, translating to MPRLSRLVLPLAALAAAVWYVRGVRRYRDPIRIPPQDAGAVLSPADGLVCFVRCIEGGEVRVETLAAPLRARDLIGADVREGWLVGLVNGPLDVHFAYAPVSGTARGSQHLGSRLNLPVGGPGLLLGRPADLLGTRGAVENERHVTTLTTEKGDVSVTLVAGRGGLNATTYVRPGDETRAGHKLAFLEEGGLILLTLPGHAAPQVSVGDRVTGAETVVARI from the coding sequence ATGCCCCGTCTGTCCCGCCTGGTCCTCCCCCTCGCCGCTCTGGCTGCCGCCGTCTGGTACGTGCGCGGCGTGCGCCGTTACCGCGACCCCATCCGCATCCCACCGCAGGACGCGGGCGCGGTTCTCAGCCCCGCCGACGGGCTGGTGTGCTTCGTGCGCTGCATCGAGGGCGGGGAAGTGCGGGTGGAGACGCTGGCCGCCCCTCTGAGGGCGCGTGACCTGATCGGCGCGGACGTGCGGGAGGGCTGGCTCGTAGGCCTGGTCAACGGGCCGCTCGACGTGCACTTCGCCTACGCCCCGGTGAGCGGCACGGCCAGGGGGTCCCAGCACCTCGGGAGCCGCCTGAATCTGCCGGTCGGGGGCCCCGGGCTCCTGCTGGGCCGCCCCGCCGACCTCCTCGGCACGCGCGGCGCGGTCGAGAACGAACGCCACGTCACCACCCTCACCACCGAGAAGGGCGACGTGAGCGTGACTCTGGTCGCGGGAAGGGGAGGCCTGAACGCCACCACCTACGTCCGCCCGGGAGACGAGACGCGCGCCGGGCACAAGCTCGCCTTTCTGGAGGAGGGCGGTCTCATCCTGTTGACGCTGCCCGGGCACGCCGCCCCCCAGGTCAGCGTGGGCGACCGGGTGACGGGGGCGGAGACGGTGGTGGCGCGAATTTAA
- a CDS encoding DinB family protein, translating into MDAEAFYRYLTQARRRLWTTLRALPEDALARAVLPTDGARCVKDLVAHIPVVEDGWFRLDLLGQPLVLETVHLETLGAEPTSADEYWHHEKEPLESLLAYWEAVESDTLRRWPELMEVVASNRRIKVSEDRTETISADEVIWHVMQHEVRHTAQIVQMIRLLGHQPPSLDLVFLTAR; encoded by the coding sequence ATGGATGCCGAGGCGTTCTACCGCTATCTGACGCAGGCCCGCCGCCGACTCTGGACGACCCTGCGCGCCCTGCCGGAAGACGCCCTCGCGCGGGCCGTCCTTCCGACGGACGGGGCCCGCTGCGTCAAGGACCTGGTGGCTCACATTCCCGTGGTGGAAGACGGCTGGTTTCGCCTGGATCTGCTCGGCCAGCCGCTCGTGCTGGAGACCGTGCACCTGGAAACGCTGGGCGCTGAGCCCACCTCGGCCGACGAATACTGGCACCACGAAAAAGAACCGCTGGAGTCGCTGCTCGCCTACTGGGAGGCGGTGGAGTCGGACACGCTCCGGAGGTGGCCCGAGTTGATGGAGGTCGTCGCCTCCAACCGCAGGATCAAGGTCTCGGAGGACCGCACGGAGACCATCTCGGCGGACGAGGTGATCTGGCACGTCATGCAGCATGAGGTGCGCCACACGGCCCAGATCGTGCAGATGATCCGCCTGCTCGGGCACCAGCCGCCTTCCCTGGACCTCGTGTTCCTGACCGCGCGCTGA
- a CDS encoding Crp/Fnr family transcriptional regulator — MTSPAERLLGQAPIFRGADPADLEPLAALASFQLFARGEHLFRAGDPVDTMYVVSAGSVRVYRLARGGTRELTLHVEGPRQVVAGVAAFEAQARYPASAVALATPTEVLALPVGVVRERVLGTPALAGAVIGYFARRQAELLARVERLVFSELGERLAAYLLEHAGEPHALPTNSELAALLGTVPELVSRKLGEFYRLNLIVLERRTVRVVDAAELARLAGGPGA, encoded by the coding sequence GTGACCTCTCCCGCCGAACGACTGCTCGGGCAGGCGCCCATCTTCCGGGGCGCCGACCCCGCCGATCTGGAACCGCTGGCGGCGCTGGCGTCCTTCCAGTTGTTCGCGCGGGGAGAGCACCTGTTCCGGGCGGGGGACCCGGTGGACACGATGTACGTGGTGAGCGCAGGCAGCGTGCGCGTGTACCGCCTGGCCCGGGGGGGCACCCGCGAACTGACCCTGCACGTCGAGGGGCCCCGGCAGGTCGTGGCGGGGGTGGCGGCCTTCGAGGCGCAGGCACGGTACCCGGCGAGCGCGGTGGCCCTCGCCACCCCGACCGAGGTGCTGGCCCTGCCCGTGGGAGTGGTGCGCGAGCGGGTCCTGGGCACGCCCGCCCTCGCCGGGGCAGTCATCGGGTATTTCGCCCGGCGGCAGGCCGAACTCCTCGCGCGGGTGGAACGGCTCGTCTTCAGCGAACTCGGCGAACGGCTCGCCGCCTACCTGCTGGAGCACGCGGGTGAGCCCCACGCCCTGCCCACCAACAGCGAACTCGCCGCCCTGCTCGGCACGGTGCCCGAACTCGTCAGCCGCAAGCTCGGGGAGTTCTACCGCCTGAACCTCATTGTGCTGGAGAGGCGCACCGTGCGGGTGGTGGACGCCGCCGAACTCGCCCGCCTCGCGGGAGGGCCCGGAGCCTGA
- a CDS encoding ferredoxin, translating to MTHVIVSPCIGVKDQACTEVCPVECIYDGGDQFLIHPDECIDCGACVPACPVSAIFPEEDVPAEETEFIVKNRAFFGL from the coding sequence ATGACCCACGTGATCGTCAGCCCCTGCATCGGCGTCAAGGACCAGGCCTGCACGGAAGTGTGCCCGGTCGAGTGTATCTACGACGGCGGCGACCAGTTCCTGATCCACCCCGACGAGTGCATCGACTGCGGCGCCTGCGTCCCCGCCTGTCCCGTCAGCGCCATCTTCCCCGAGGAGGACGTGCCCGCCGAGGAAACCGAGTTCATCGTCAAGAACCGCGCCTTCTTCGGCCTGTGA
- a CDS encoding MalY/PatB family protein: protein MTDAQSTELMPDASVADPYGSLDPATLRHVDSLKWTVYGEGIIPLWVADMDYPVAPPIVAALQDRLGRGLGYHQLLGDPTLGGQLRDHLATQGLTDLPAEGISFLPGVVPGIYAAVKALTEPGEPVVTMTPVYHPFHLSITDQGRRVAAAPLREGERRWEIDWEALEAATEGSRLLLLCHPHNPTGRVWDEGELARLRDLVLARDLWVMSDELHADLRYTGRAFEAFAADPQVRAKTITLTGPCKAYNTAGLGIGAMVGHDPELVQRVKKAAGGLMGHPSALSVTMWQAALREGGPWLEGMVAYLRGNRDVLQAFVETQLPWVRSFPVEATYLAWLDLRSHPRAGDIQKFLLEEARIAVHDGPVFAPEELKPQYQGFIRVNFATSRALLIEALERMAEALGREEVVQS from the coding sequence ATGACCGACGCGCAGTCCACCGAACTGATGCCCGATGCCTCCGTCGCCGACCCCTACGGCTCCCTTGATCCCGCCACCCTGCGTCATGTGGACAGCCTGAAGTGGACCGTCTACGGCGAAGGGATCATTCCGTTGTGGGTCGCCGACATGGACTACCCGGTCGCGCCCCCCATCGTGGCCGCCCTCCAGGATCGCCTGGGGCGCGGGCTGGGCTACCACCAGCTTCTCGGCGATCCCACCCTGGGCGGGCAACTGCGGGACCACCTCGCCACCCAGGGGCTGACGGACCTCCCCGCCGAGGGCATTTCCTTCCTGCCGGGCGTGGTGCCGGGCATCTACGCCGCCGTCAAGGCGCTCACCGAGCCGGGCGAGCCCGTCGTCACCATGACGCCCGTGTATCACCCCTTCCACCTCAGCATCACCGACCAGGGCAGGCGGGTGGCCGCCGCGCCGCTGCGGGAGGGGGAGAGGCGCTGGGAGATCGACTGGGAGGCGCTGGAGGCCGCGACCGAGGGCAGCAGGCTCCTCCTGCTCTGCCACCCCCACAACCCCACCGGGCGGGTGTGGGACGAAGGAGAACTCGCCCGGCTGCGCGACCTCGTGCTCGCCCGCGACCTGTGGGTGATGTCGGACGAGTTGCACGCCGATCTGCGGTACACGGGCAGGGCGTTCGAGGCTTTCGCCGCCGATCCCCAGGTGCGGGCGAAGACGATCACCCTCACCGGGCCCTGCAAGGCGTACAACACGGCGGGCCTGGGCATCGGGGCGATGGTGGGCCACGACCCCGAGCTGGTGCAGCGAGTCAAGAAGGCCGCCGGGGGTCTGATGGGTCACCCCAGCGCCCTGAGCGTGACGATGTGGCAGGCGGCCCTGCGGGAGGGCGGCCCCTGGCTGGAGGGCATGGTCGCTTACCTGCGGGGGAACCGTGACGTGCTCCAGGCATTTGTCGAGACACAACTCCCTTGGGTCCGGTCCTTCCCCGTCGAGGCGACCTATCTCGCCTGGCTCGACCTGCGGTCCCATCCGCGAGCCGGTGACATTCAGAAGTTCCTGCTGGAGGAGGCCAGGATCGCCGTCCACGATGGCCCGGTCTTTGCGCCGGAAGAACTCAAGCCCCAGTACCAGGGCTTCATCCGCGTCAACTTCGCCACCAGCCGCGCCCTCTTGATCGAGGCGCTGGAGCGGATGGCGGAGGCGCTGGGGCGGGAGGAGGTGGTTCAGAGCTAG
- a CDS encoding MFS transporter, which produces MGSSFLVFWLSQTVSVLGSGMTKFAIGILLYQKTGQVSALALSILFGYLPSLFVGPFAGVIVDRYNRRLILLITGFAQAVIGVALLAAVTQAALPTVTIFALLALQSAVGTFQPLTELASVGQMVPKEALARANSLLSMNEDISQVFAPILGGFLVAAVGIQTVLLFDVFSFLVACAALLFIRIPNHERAEVLRSPGLSLAGYMADFRQSLGYLRSQPKLLQLLLIMALLNFSFTITLPLVSPLVLERTGNDTVALGLVTACSGIGAILGGVLVIALLKRKLSIRQVFLLNGFEAVLVQISFGLARVPVLWGAFRFLPGLTSPFANASYQVFWQTAVPQALQGRVFAVRRMLAVSLTPLALVLSGVLSDLITDFLVGQGVNASEARLQSFQSMLVGFGVLSVVLSLAFAWGPTFSQLHVDDKLDSPAHPTHGF; this is translated from the coding sequence ATGGGTTCCTCGTTTCTCGTTTTCTGGCTTAGCCAGACCGTTTCAGTACTTGGGTCTGGCATGACCAAGTTCGCCATCGGCATCCTGCTCTACCAGAAAACAGGCCAGGTCTCGGCGCTGGCCCTGTCCATCCTCTTTGGCTACCTGCCCAGCCTCTTCGTCGGCCCGTTCGCCGGGGTCATCGTGGACCGTTACAACCGCCGCCTGATCCTGCTGATCACCGGCTTCGCTCAGGCCGTGATCGGCGTGGCCTTGCTCGCGGCTGTCACACAGGCGGCCCTGCCCACGGTCACGATCTTCGCCCTGCTGGCCCTGCAAAGCGCCGTCGGCACCTTCCAACCCCTCACCGAACTCGCCAGCGTCGGCCAGATGGTCCCCAAGGAGGCGCTCGCGCGGGCCAACAGTCTGTTGTCGATGAACGAGGACATCAGCCAGGTCTTCGCGCCGATCCTCGGCGGGTTCCTGGTGGCCGCCGTGGGCATCCAGACCGTGCTGCTGTTCGATGTGTTCTCCTTCCTCGTCGCCTGCGCGGCGCTCCTGTTCATCCGCATCCCAAATCACGAGCGGGCCGAAGTTTTGCGCTCGCCGGGCTTGAGCCTGGCCGGGTACATGGCCGACTTCCGCCAAAGCCTCGGCTATCTGCGGTCTCAGCCGAAGCTCTTGCAGCTCCTGTTGATCATGGCCTTGCTCAACTTCTCCTTCACCATCACGCTGCCGCTCGTTTCGCCGCTGGTCTTGGAACGAACTGGGAACGACACGGTGGCGCTGGGGCTCGTCACCGCTTGCTCGGGGATTGGGGCGATCCTGGGCGGCGTCTTGGTGATCGCGCTGCTCAAGCGGAAGCTGAGTATTCGTCAGGTCTTCCTATTGAATGGATTCGAGGCCGTGCTGGTACAGATCAGCTTTGGGCTGGCGCGCGTGCCGGTGCTCTGGGGCGCGTTCCGCTTCCTGCCTGGGCTGACCAGTCCTTTCGCCAACGCCTCCTATCAGGTCTTCTGGCAGACAGCGGTGCCGCAGGCATTACAAGGCCGGGTGTTCGCGGTGCGCCGCATGCTGGCCGTCTCGCTCACCCCGCTGGCGCTGGTCTTAAGCGGCGTCCTGTCGGACCTGATTACGGACTTTCTCGTCGGCCAGGGTGTGAACGCCTCCGAGGCCCGCCTCCAGTCCTTCCAAAGCATGTTGGTCGGCTTCGGCGTCCTGTCAGTGGTGCTCTCCTTAGCTTTCGCGTGGGGACCCACCTTCAGTCAACTGCATGTTGACGACAAGCTCGACTCGCCAGCACATCCGACTCACGGGTTCTGA
- a CDS encoding peptidylprolyl isomerase has translation MRSLTLCALMLASAAFAQSSTPATPTPARPAAAPTFVPVPYLSTQPVRSFKEPGWVIDPAKTYRAVLKTNKGDVTVEFYARQAPKAVNNFVFLALNHFYDGTRFHRVIEGFMAQGGDPLSADTAQREKWGTGGPGYGFFLELDEGLNFNSAGVLAMARSQSPFSQGSQFFITLDAADFLNGQYTVFGKVVAGQDVLAKLTRTARSGQGGETPINGAQPDTLQSVQILVSR, from the coding sequence ATGCGTTCCCTGACTCTCTGTGCCCTGATGCTCGCCTCCGCCGCGTTCGCGCAGTCTTCCACCCCGGCTACGCCGACCCCGGCCCGCCCCGCCGCCGCGCCCACCTTCGTTCCCGTGCCGTACCTCAGCACCCAGCCCGTCCGCTCCTTCAAGGAGCCCGGCTGGGTGATCGATCCCGCCAAGACCTACCGGGCCGTGCTGAAGACGAATAAGGGCGACGTGACGGTCGAGTTTTACGCCCGGCAGGCACCCAAGGCGGTGAACAACTTCGTGTTTCTGGCGCTGAATCACTTCTACGACGGAACGCGCTTTCACCGGGTCATCGAGGGCTTCATGGCGCAGGGGGGCGATCCCCTCAGCGCGGACACGGCGCAGCGGGAAAAGTGGGGCACGGGCGGGCCCGGCTACGGCTTCTTCCTGGAACTCGACGAGGGGCTGAACTTCAACTCGGCGGGGGTGCTGGCGATGGCCCGCTCGCAGAGTCCGTTTTCTCAGGGAAGCCAATTTTTCATCACACTCGATGCCGCCGATTTCTTGAATGGACAGTACACCGTGTTCGGCAAGGTCGTGGCCGGGCAGGACGTGCTGGCGAAGCTCACGCGGACGGCGCGGAGTGGGCAGGGCGGGGAGACGCCCATCAATGGGGCCCAGCCCGACACCCTCCAGAGCGTGCAGATTCTCGTCTCGCGGTAA
- a CDS encoding 5'-methylthioadenosine/adenosylhomocysteine nucleosidase → MLAIIGAMDEEIELLLAELREREDLTRPGVTLHRGVLDGVPVLLTRGGIGKVNAAMTTTHLLTAGATRVIFTGVAGGVQPGLRVGDIVVSTDLVQHDVDVTALGYEPGTVPGEPPAWPADERLRALALAAAGEVKGVRVLEGRVASGDQFVASREGAQRLHDLFGAACAEMEGAAVAQVCAKAGVPFVVIRSVSDTADHDAQVDYRSFMPLVARHAKQVVRGMLARLTAGA, encoded by the coding sequence ATGCTGGCGATCATAGGCGCGATGGACGAGGAGATCGAATTGCTGCTCGCGGAGTTGCGGGAGCGCGAGGACCTGACGCGGCCCGGCGTGACCCTGCACCGGGGCGTGCTGGACGGGGTGCCCGTGCTCCTCACGCGCGGCGGGATCGGCAAGGTGAACGCCGCGATGACGACCACGCACCTTCTCACGGCGGGCGCCACCCGGGTGATCTTCACGGGTGTGGCGGGCGGTGTGCAGCCGGGCCTGCGCGTGGGGGACATCGTGGTGAGCACCGACCTCGTGCAGCACGACGTGGACGTGACCGCGCTGGGGTACGAGCCCGGCACCGTGCCCGGCGAGCCCCCCGCCTGGCCCGCCGACGAGCGGCTGCGGGCCCTGGCGCTCGCAGCGGCGGGCGAGGTGAAGGGCGTGCGCGTCCTGGAGGGCCGGGTGGCGAGCGGCGACCAGTTCGTCGCCTCGCGTGAGGGAGCGCAGAGGCTGCACGACCTCTTCGGGGCAGCCTGCGCGGAGATGGAGGGGGCCGCCGTCGCCCAGGTGTGCGCCAAGGCGGGCGTGCCCTTCGTGGTCATCCGCTCGGTGAGCGACACCGCCGACCATGACGCGCAGGTGGACTACCGCAGCTTCATGCCGCTCGTCGCCCGCCACGCCAAGCAGGTCGTGCGGGGGATGCTCGCCCGGCTGACGGCGGGGGCGTGA
- a CDS encoding ring-cleaving dioxygenase has protein sequence MTTSPLIPHGLHHVTAVTANAQANLGFYTGVLGLRLVKKTVNQDDVTAYHLFFADGAGSPGSDLTFFEWPVPPEVPGNHSITRTGLRVPKGSLEWWADHLRGHSLTITPVTRANRPHLDFADPEGQRLSLVEGGPEGVVWEGSTIPTEHQILGLGPVELTLPGLFPTERVLTRAYGLHAAGTYPDPEKPERTVHVYAMASTDQHGGGPHAELHLRLDPSLPPARPGAGGVHHLALRVRDEDYHAWSERLTGLGLRTSGEVDRHWFHSIYYREPQGILIELATDGPGFAVDEDPAHLGETLVLAPFLELRRGQIEAGLRPLSLKGRGN, from the coding sequence ATGACCACCTCCCCCCTCATCCCTCACGGCCTGCACCACGTCACCGCCGTGACGGCGAACGCGCAGGCGAACCTCGGCTTCTATACGGGCGTGCTGGGCCTGCGGCTCGTGAAGAAGACGGTGAATCAGGACGACGTGACGGCCTACCACCTCTTCTTCGCGGACGGGGCGGGGAGTCCGGGAAGCGACCTGACCTTCTTCGAGTGGCCCGTGCCGCCCGAGGTGCCGGGGAACCACTCGATTACGCGGACGGGGCTGCGGGTGCCCAAGGGGAGCCTGGAGTGGTGGGCGGATCATCTGCGCGGCCACAGCCTGACCATCACGCCCGTCACCCGCGCGAATCGGCCCCACCTCGACTTCGCCGACCCGGAAGGCCAGCGCCTCAGCCTCGTGGAGGGGGGACCGGAGGGTGTGGTGTGGGAGGGCAGCACCATCCCCACCGAGCACCAGATTCTCGGCCTGGGGCCCGTCGAACTCACCCTGCCCGGCCTCTTTCCCACAGAGCGCGTGCTGACTCGCGCCTATGGCCTGCACGCGGCGGGCACCTACCCCGACCCCGAGAAGCCCGAGCGGACGGTCCATGTTTACGCGATGGCCTCAACAGATCAGCACGGCGGCGGGCCACACGCCGAACTCCACTTACGTCTCGACCCCTCCCTACCCCCGGCCCGGCCCGGCGCGGGCGGCGTCCACCACCTCGCGCTGCGGGTGCGGGACGAGGACTACCACGCCTGGAGCGAGCGGCTGACCGGCCTGGGCCTGCGGACAAGCGGTGAGGTGGACCGCCACTGGTTCCACTCCATCTATTACCGCGAGCCGCAGGGCATCCTGATCGAACTGGCGACGGACGGTCCCGGATTCGCCGTGGACGAGGACCCGGCCCACCTGGGAGAAACGCTCGTGCTCGCGCCCTTTCTGGAGCTCCGGCGCGGGCAGATCGAGGCGGGGTTAAGGCCGCTGAGCCTCAAGGGGCGCGGGAACTGA
- a CDS encoding CidA/LrgA family protein, which yields MSTSVTRSLPVPVRFVLGLGVLVGFAALGTALVSALRLPLPGSVVGMVLLWAALSLGVVRLHWIEDAADGLLATLGLLFVPATVGVVEYLSRGAEWALWLLVMLAGLLLGAGVAGAVASRLVRG from the coding sequence GTGAGCACGTCCGTCACCCGGAGCCTGCCCGTTCCGGTGCGCTTCGTGCTGGGGCTGGGCGTGCTCGTGGGGTTCGCGGCGCTCGGCACCGCCCTCGTCTCCGCCCTGCGGCTGCCGCTGCCGGGCTCGGTGGTCGGCATGGTGCTCCTGTGGGCGGCCCTGTCCCTGGGAGTGGTGCGGCTGCACTGGATCGAGGACGCCGCCGACGGCCTGCTCGCCACCCTGGGGCTCTTGTTCGTGCCCGCCACCGTGGGTGTGGTCGAGTATCTCTCCAGAGGTGCGGAGTGGGCGCTCTGGCTCCTCGTGATGCTCGCCGGGCTGCTGCTGGGGGCGGGGGTGGCGGGCGCGGTGGCGTCTCGGCTGGTGCGGGGATGA